The DNA region CCTTTAATTTTTCTGTTTCAGTTCTAGGGGCAGATTAAAATGGGTCGCATTTCGTTAAAAAAAAATGGATCGCATCATGGGCGCATCGTGATCGCTCGCCGGTCACCACGTCGCGCGAGCTTACGCAAGGGCAGCTGGGCAGGGTCGTGCGTGCATGTACGTGCAGTAGGAGCGAGGTTTGCTTGTCCGAGTAGGTGGAGGCCGTGTCAACGTTTCACGCGCGAGGGGGTACACCTGTGTGGCAACGTTGCACTGTACGGGTTACCCATGCATGCACCGAGAAGCGGCAATCAACGGGCCGGGGTGCAATCCGCTTAGCATTTGAAAAACCTTTCCAAACAAAAATTCTATTCGAGTGGGCTAAATTTTAGTCAAGACTTAAAATTTTTATAGGAATATAAGCTCTAATAGATGTTAAAGTTTAGCATTCAACTTTAACCCATCCGAACAGCCTCTAAAACGAGCTCGAGCAGGCTTCAAAACGTCCGAGCACCAAAATTTTTGAACGAGAGACAAACGCGTCGAACAAAGCTGAGCTGCTAGCTAGTGCTGGTTGATGATCGCCCACACTGTTAAAATCATAAGGAAGAAACACAAAAGACGGAAAAGCCGTGCTCGTGTTCGAGCAAGTAAAGATCATTTACAATAATCCGGGGTAGGTCTAAAGCGCAAACTTACGATTAAAAAAATTTACCCAGGTTTAGGAACTTAACCGTAAGTAAAGATCATGCTCGGCTATTCATAGTAACCATCAGCTCTTAAGAATCGGCCACGATAACATACATAAATCCCTGGAGATCCGCTGCGAAGATCTTCGGAGGGCCAGCTGCTACCACATGCTTAGCTAGTTTAATCCCCGACCAAAGATCTCGCGACGTACGCGCGTAGATCGCATGGATTGATCAACAATCGGGAGCTTTTGCGAGTTAGCAATTGTCAATTCACAGGGGACAGGAGCGTACGTAGGCGATCCGTCGGAATCTATACCTGGCAAATTTAAACGTCCTCAGTTTGATCGCACCGTACGCAACTGTTGTTTAAATTTTCGCGCACGATTCGTGTCGCTCGCCCGGGAGAGGAGCAGCTGCAAAGGCATTGGTAGAGAAATTAAAGCAATCATGCGGCCTCCCTGCCACCTTGTTAGCAGCAAACCGAAGGTAAAGCGGCCATTAAAAAGTGGGTTAGGGATAAGGAAGGAGACCATGGCTCACTACGAGGGAGGGTGCATGGGCCGTGGCTGCTTATTAATTAACTACTACCATGCGCCTGATAGAGTGGTTTGTATTGTATACAAGTGCATGTCATTGTTGCAGCCTCGCAGGCAGATCTGCATGCGTGACAAAGATAGATCGAGGACTGTCTTGTCGCCAGGTTAGGAGACTAACTAAGGTTGGGCACCATGTCATTGTTGAAAAGTATTCAGCAAACGGCAGTGTATTATCAACAAGGATACAAAAGTTGATGTACACGTAGGTCGATGCAGATGTCAGCAAATAACAAAAGTGTAAGAGATAGAATAAAGTAATTAAAAGGGTAGATTTCAGTGTGCGTTGTCTGGATTGCAAAATTATTGCTCTTTGAACTAGGGTTCTTATCGAAATACTCCACTGTTAATTGGCGCTTGTACGGGCTGTCATGGCCCACGTTGGATTGGGCAAGTGCTGATTGGGCTGCAACTTCCAAGAACAGCCCGGGCGTGAGGCAAGAACTACGGCCCAACTAACTAGAAATGATGATTCGTGGCCACCAAGAAGAAGGACAAGAGGAGAGCCCAGAAAGACCCAGCCGCGCTTCAGCTCCCCCAACCGGGCCACCACCGAGCAACGGCCTGCTCCCTATTTTCCTTTCGGTTTTGCCTATTTCCCTAATGGTTTTGAACCGTCGGGGAAATTccagtttctttttttttgaaatagaGAAATTCCCGTTTTCTCTAGTAGTGAAAGATCTTGCATGTAAAGGAACATATAGTACTCATATGGCTCATGTTTCGTGTACCAAATAGTGCATTTGTGTTTTGACTTTTTTTAATTGTATGCCATGACTTTGTTCACTACCACATCAACATTGATGCAACTAACTAGATTTTGTGACCACGTCATGAGGAATATATGTAAGACGTCTACACAAGTTCAAAAAACTAAGTCATATATCTTATATGCTATATAATAAAAAGGACGAGAAAGAAAGATAGGCTAGGGTGTTAGTGACTATTAAGGTCCTATAATAAGTCAGGTAACAGGTGTATTGATCCACAAAATAATTTATTATAGTTAAAAAAGTATATAAAGATAATATGCATGTGAAATATGTAAACAATATTTAGAGAAGGTCCACATAAAGCTGAATGAAAAACATTATCAACTAAAAGTTAGGAAAAACACTTATAAGTGTTAGATAATTGTACGAATGGCTAACCAGCTATAAATTTGTTGACAAAATTTGCCACACGATATTGAACTTTGCTGGCTCTTGCCATTTATCGAACTTCCAATAATTTGTTGCATACCATTACAAAATCATGGTTCTTTGTCACGGGATGATGCAAGCATTATAGTGTCATTTCTTTTGAGTTGGTAGAGTGTTAGTGAATAAACTATTTTGCCTTTTGGGTTTGCAACAACGGTTTTGGTGTGCATGACCATTTCAAATCCATTGTAATATATGCATTCCGAAAAAGGAATGCTTATAACATAAGCACAATTTCAGCTTGATAAATCAATATATAAAAACACCAATAAAATCGAGGGACCTCAATGGTGGTAAATGAGAAAAACTAAATAGAATGTTCTATAAATTATACTTATTTTAGTTGTGATATATTATAATAACTAATTGTTTATACCATCATTACTTTATTTATATTAGTAATACATTTATATTTAGAACTTCCATTTAACTTTTTTCCAGTTACCAAATCATATATTAAAACTATAATTGAGCACAAAATATAATTGTGCGAGCTAATCGGCTAGTACGAAATAGATATAAAGAAATTGAAAAAAATTCTAAGTGAGGTTAAAGGATCCACTAAGAGATTTTACCATTTCCTTACAATAACAAGTTGACAAAGTATATAATGTTTCTTACAAAACATAGTACGCAAATCAACAGACACCTAAGTAAAACTTAACTTGTTTTGACCTAGTGGGTTGTCCCATTTTAACATGCacttttctaattaaacttaCTGATTTCGACCATATGGGTTTGTCCCATATATATCACCTAGAATATTCCCCTATGATTGCATAACAATTGACACAAGTCCAGGACTAAGTTGATCGCTGTGGTGTAGTAACAATTTGTTCGTATATAATATAGACGGCGATGGATCAGAATGCTCTCCACGTCGACTCGTCCATCCCCAGCTGctgctccggcgccggcgccggctgctgctgctgctgatcgcATTCCATTTCAACCTTTGCCAACGAGCTTGCGAACATGGCATGCTCACTTCCGACGTTCGCCGCAACGCCGCCGAAGTCCCGCGGCTGGCTGCACCCGGCGAACGGCAGCGGCTTCTGCACCAGCTGGTGGTTCGGCGCGAAGACGTTGCCGAACAGTCCCGGCGTCGTGGCCCAGGGAAGcatggccgcggccgccgccgccgcagcgcccTGGTTGGCTGCCGCCATCCAGCTCATGTACGCGTTTATGTCCATCCTGTGGCCAAAGCTCTCGCCGGCGCCCTGGTGGAGCGCGCCCGGCGAGCTGGTGGACGAGGCGTGCGCCGCGGCCGGCGTGAAGCTGCCGAGGATGGAGGAGACGTCGAGCTCCCCGAGCTCGCCTAGGGAGGCGTTGCCGTCGTGGCATGGGGAGTCGTCCATCGTGGGGCTGCCCTGTGGGGGCCTCATCTTGATGATCTGGCACTTCTTGAACACCCTGCACACCACCCATTCCTCCTACCAAAACAGATGAAATGGAAGGGAAAAAACGTTTGATCAGGAAACATGCATTTTGCAAGTTTGCAACAATGTTGGTGATACTTAAATTCACTAATGGCGTGTAACTAAGTTCCAACAGAAGAATTTGACGACAGGTTGCTGCATTGGCTGAGTGGTTTGATACCTTGTTGGGTTTGTAAGGGAACTTGTTCTGGAGCCTGTACTCGTGCATGACCCAGCTGGTCTTCTCTCCCTTGGGAGCCCTGCCCCTGTAGAAGACTAGGGTTTTCTTCATCCCCACGAGCATGCCGCAGTGGAAGATCTCCTTATCCTTGCCGGTGGTCTTCCAGTATCCGGAGTCGGTGGCGCGGTTCGTGCGGATGCCGGTCGGGTACTTGCGGTCACGCATGCTGAAGAAGTACCACTCCTTCTCACCCATGCTAGCTTTGCCTGCAGATCAATTGCAAATTAATTAAGTTCCTTTAGCAGCAGCCGAGCAACGTACGAGGATGCATGCGGCATTGCCAGGAGTTAACTGATAATGTTCTTGAATTATTCCTGATCATTTACTGAGGTACTAAAACTAGGCAAGTCTTAATGACCAAAAGACTAAGTCAAGTCCAGTTAGTCTGTAGATGTAGTCAAGGTGTACACTAGTACATATATGACAGTGACCTTGATATAAGCATGCAACAAATTAACTAGGTCAAGGCAAGGCACTGAAATTCTCACCAAATTACATCCACAAAGGAGAGGAAGCACTAAAGGTAAGATGTTTTAGCATGATGAATCATGCGCACAATATTTGAAGTTGGCGACGAACTGCGGTTCCATTTTTGGTAAAAAAGTTTCCTAACTAAAAGATGTAAAATGGACTATCAGGAGACATCCACCGGGTTTCATGCATGCATGCGTTGGTCAGAATAGAACCAAAATTTCCTTCCAGGTGCTACAAAGTTAATAATGTGGGAGTGGGACAAATAAAATCGCTAGCATCTAGAAGAGCAAGGAGCGAGCTCAGTACGTAGATACTGGAGTATTTTTGTGAATCGCGCTTTTACCTGGGAGATCCCATGGCTCGCACTTGTTGAGGTCGACGTCGGCGATGGCGCGGGTGGCGAAGGCGAAGTCGGAGACCTTGCGGGTGAGGTAGTAGGTGACGAGCTCCTCGTCCGTCGGGTGGAACCGGAACCCCGGCGGGAGCCCCTCCtccatcgatcgatcgatctcaGTGAACTAGCGGTCTAGCACACTCACTGCAGACTGTGAGCGCAGCTCGCACAGTctgcggtgcggcggcggcggcgagctgctaGTAGCAGCCGCAAGGACGCATATATACCGGCAGAGGAGGACACGCACGCAGAGACAGGCCAAAAGGTCTCGACGTATGCACATATGTGCGTGAAGACAAGGCGGCCTATATTTAACGACGAGCCACGCTGCTAATCTCGCCGCACCACGTCGTCGATCCTTCTCCGTTGCCTCCTCCCCTTCTAGAGCGGGATCGCCGGGGTCTTAACAACCATGGGACCGAGAGCGACGGGAAAGGATTACTGACGACGGCGACGGGGGGCGGAGGCCCCGGGAAAGGGCTAGCGCGAAGCATCATCGATCGGTTCCATGCTCGTcgcgcgcccctgcccggcGCCGAGGATTTCCAGCCAACTCCAACCACCTCCAACCACCCATGCAGCCCGGCGAGTGAATAGCGGAGACCCGGCttcgcggccggccggcgtcgcACCGGAGCCAGCTAGATGCGGGAcagcgacgacggcgacggcgataAGAATAACAGCTTGTGCTGCTAACCGCACATATTATATCTAGTGTATATATAATATAATCTTCAGATGGAGACACGGCGCAATCGGACGGGGATTAGCCTTCTTAGGACTGGAATCGGAGCGCGTACCGCGCGTGTACTTACTACTAGAAGTTTTACGGTCCTCGGAAAAGGCTATGAATGAATCGCCGGCGGTTGGGAGCACGTCTCGATCATGGCTGCCGCCACTGACAGAATGATCTTTTTGGTAGGGAAATCAAAAGATCTCGGCAGAGAGGAGCTTAATTTGGTGATGGATTCCGACCTAGCCGAGCAGCTCCTCCGCCCATGTCTCCTCGCGCCATGAAGTGTGTCGGTCGGCAGGATCGGAGAAAGGAAGGAACTGGGCGCAAACGATTCGTCCGGACACACGTGCGGAAATGACGCGGCCGGGGTACGGTGTTCCATTGCGCGTGCGTTACCGTCTGATCTGGTTGTTGCGGACTTGCGGTACAGTGCCGTACGTGTGTTGTTTTTGGTCGTGTGGGGGCGCATATTCTCCGTGGATGATGCAGGTTTGATTTTAGCTGGCGAGTGGCGACTCTGTCCTCCCTACGCGATTTCAGTTGCTCCCATTGGCCGGATTAAGAATGTGATCTTGATGCAACCACGGTAAAGTGGAATTAATCAAGGAGCTAATTCTAATAGAATTAGAGCAACTCCAACAGTAGTTCCTACTTGAGGTCTCTATTTCTTCAAGTAGAGATTCTTCCTACTTTCTGGACTATGATTTCTACCCTTAAATTAACCTAGTTTTTTATGATGGGTAGGACCTACGTATCAGGTTTTagtttttctcttttctttttcttttcgtTTTATTTCTGATGCATTTATTTTCCTCGATTGTCTCCCTCCCTCCCGAAGTATCTCTGTTCTCTCCCTCTGCCTCACGTCCCTCTCGAGCATGCATCTCTCTCTCCACAGGATGCCTCGCAGAGTCTCCCAAGCACGGTGCCCTTCCGGAAACTGGCTTCGGTTCCGCCCTAGCAGCCTCCACCtccctcccaaccttgccggcGCACCCTTGTCTCCTGCTCGCTCCGATTTGACGGCAGCAGCCCTCGATTTGATGGCACTGTCGCTCAATCAAGTGGTGGATGAGCTCGATTCCGCGACACGGAGCTCGATCTGGTGCTCAATTTGATGACGGACGAGCTCAATTCGACTGTGAGGTGATCATTGCACCCTTTTCCCATCTCCTTCCCTCCCGTTTCCTCTTCCAGAGCGAGCAAGACTGGATGAGCGCGGGTAGGAACGGCCGAAACCATCAAGTAGGGGTCTCGCTAGAGACCCGTGGAACAAGGGGCTTGGAAGAGAAAAGAAGGG from Panicum hallii strain FIL2 chromosome 9, PHallii_v3.1, whole genome shotgun sequence includes:
- the LOC112876114 gene encoding protein CUP-SHAPED COTYLEDON 1-like — protein: MEEGLPPGFRFHPTDEELVTYYLTRKVSDFAFATRAIADVDLNKCEPWDLPGKASMGEKEWYFFSMRDRKYPTGIRTNRATDSGYWKTTGKDKEIFHCGMLVGMKKTLVFYRGRAPKGEKTSWVMHEYRLQNKFPYKPNKEEWVVCRVFKKCQIIKMRPPQGSPTMDDSPCHDGNASLGELGELDVSSILGSFTPAAAHASSTSSPGALHQGAGESFGHRMDINAYMSWMAAANQGAAAAAAAAMLPWATTPGLFGNVFAPNHQLVQKPLPFAGCSQPRDFGGVAANVGSEHAMFASSLAKVEMECDQQQQQPAPAPEQQLGMDESTWRAF